The Raphanus sativus cultivar WK10039 chromosome 6, ASM80110v3, whole genome shotgun sequence sequence agCCAGGAAAAAATATTacgaatatattttaataatttgctCATAACTGTATACATATAACATGAGATTTTTATGTTGTGTTAATATATATTACGTATATAATACATATAGAGATGTCAATGAGAGAAAATAGATATATCCTGCTTTTCTAGTTTCTTCTTTATTCGTAAGAGTAACagtgtaaattttaaatatgatctTCTACCTTTCGGTAAAAAAATCATGCTAACGATTAATTTAAGCACTTATATGGGTTACCAAACTCAATTTCTCttcttaattaaatatgaatgattttaatcctaaatttttttttggatttctgtttaacataataatttaacatGTAATAAAACAAGTTATTGGAACACAAAGAGGAGGCAAGGtattcagtttcaaaaaaagtaCAGGGAGTGAGGTGGACTACAAAGCAAGGAATCAAATAAcgtatacatattaattatatgcTGGAGATATTATGGTGATATGCTACGTATTGTACACATTATGCTTCAAGCTAAATGTTCTCATCTCCCACCACATTAGAGTTGTTGTTTCTCGAAGACTTAACGTTCCAACGAGACCAAAAGAGATAGCTAATAAAGTTCAGTAGACTGAGAACCGCCAAAAGCCAATAAAACAGATCGAGCCTGTCCTTGTTCAGATTGTTCTCCCCTAGCCACCCTTTGGAGTCGAAATAAGTGGAAGTAATCTTATTTACGACCGAAACGAGCACCGAGCTAAAGTAAAAACCAAAGGAATACGAACAGTAAGTCAAAGCCATCAAGAATGTCTCCATGCCCTTTGAAGATTGTTTGTAAAAGAACTCTATTAATCCAACAGCAGTAAACATCTCGGAGATCCCAAAGATCAAGAACTGTGGCGTGATCCAGAAGATACTCAAGGTTCTACCGTCAAGAACCGAGGAgtctctactttttttttcaagcAAGGCAGCTGAAACCATGGAGAAAGTGGAGAGAAACAATCCAACTCCTATACGAGTCAATGGAGGAATGCCTGAGCTATGTCCTGTGAGCTTACGCGCAAAAGGAACGAATAGTGAGTCGTAGAGAGGGCATTATGTAAGGGATTGCTTGGAGTGAAGCCGGAGGAATGTTGAAGGAATTTGAGAGACGAGTGTTCATGGAACTTCCTTGTTGTACGGAAAATGTTTGGAGCTGAGCTACGATGGTGTTAAAGACGATGGTGCTTGCGAAGACTGGGACAagtgaaattagggtttttactTGCTCTACTTGGGTTACCGTGCAAAGCCTCCATGGACTTTCCTTTGTATTTGTGTCTTGGATTTTGGTGCATGCCTTGTCCAAGAACCTATACgatatacaattttaataactttttacTGATTTCATGCACATTTATATGTgacttttttcttaaaatatctTGAAATTGTTACAAAAACACAAGTGCAGTTTCTGTAAAGTGAGGATAAAATTTCACGTTCAACTTATGTGGTTTAGgatttattaatgatttttattgaAACATTTAAAAGTTGCTAAAGTTAACATTTAAATTGGGCTTttatatattaaccaaaaaCGTTGCGATTTTATTTGAAAAAGCACTTATAATTAAACGTAATTGTAAACACACGACCAAAGACTTGCTATTTAAGTTGAATATCTGCGATAGAAAAAGTGAAATAgtgcttttaaaaaaaaaagtgaaatagGAGTTCAATGTATGACCTGAGGCGAGGAGTGTATGGTAGAGTGGAGGAAGGTACGTCGTCATTTGTTACACGATGGCCTCCATTAAGCATTTTTGGGTCAGAGGGAGACGCAAGCTTTCTTTTTAATATGGCAGCCACAACAACCTGCAATACAGACAGTGGCGGACCTACATGAACACATGGGGGTGCAAATGACACaccattaattttgattttcttattaTAGTTCATAGGTGGTTTTAATTTTGAACCAGCATATATTCATGTTTGACACCTATTTTTTATGTTTGACACCCCTAAAATTTTTCTCTGGGTCCGCCATTGAAtacagaaatatttttttaaaataatttaatcaaaagaataattattaatacttttctatttatatagatatatttttatgcaaatgtatgtatttaaaaaatgtatgtATTTCATTCGTTGATTGGTTAACAAACATAGATgcggatttcaatttttttccaGACGCATGATTGTAccattatatatgttatatgaaaaactagaaaaaaacaattatagagttttgtttctttgttacaaaaaataatgtttatttCACCGTCGGCTTTCCCTTTTCATGACTCAGCATGGGCCAAACTGTTACAGCGTTGTCTTGTTTGAACACATGACACAGTTCCTAACTTTGATTATATCtctttgtgtgtatatatatatatatatatatattttttttttttttttaaacaaattttttgaGAACTTCTTTGTAGATATTATTTCCTTAAAGAAATTCAAGTGGGTTGAAACATATAGATTTGTACACATGTGAAGTTTTATTTCTTATCAAAAATATGTACAATTTTCTAAATCTGTGAAATGTCCCAAATTTAAATGTGTCAAAGTTATAGCTTTATAAAGATGACTCATATACTGACACATGCATACGCGTGAAGGATCACTGGTAAGTAAATAAAATCAGTTTctgtttgataagaaaaagtaaatatcGAGCAAACTATGGAATGTGTTACTAACCTTTGCAATAGTGATAATCATAACAATGttaatttaaatgttttattttattcattatcATGTAGGGACAAAAAAGTCAACTATATTGTTTGTAAGTGTGATTGTTCTTAAATTTTCCatataaaacataacatatatatagttccaaaaaaaataacatatactCATGGGTCCAACTCTGATGGACTTACGTAATATACGcatgcagaaaaaaaaatgaaaaaacagAATACGTCTCATCAGATTTTCCCCTGTTGAATGGTATCGTTTCTCAGAACTCAATTATTTTGGTAGCTAAAATATACAATGATTTTGTACAACAGCTACTAATAAGCATACTAAAGTATGTCTTGCAGTAAAATTAGGTACGGATTGTCTATACTAAAAAAGAGCCataattatttatgaatatgtcttccctgtttttttttttttcaaaacagcTTTAGGTTTacagaaaaaaacacaattctAGGTTCGTCCAGAGCAGTGGCGAAGCTAGGTGGAACAGTGAGGGTGCACGTGCACCCCTTATTAAtttggattttgaaatttttacatTGGACATTATGTTTGATACAGCTTACTTGTTAAAGGTGCACCCTCATCTTCCAAACAACCGGGTTCGATTCTCCACTATACcactatatttaatatttattttaacttgtATTAGTTGTATGCACCCAGGAGAAAATAactctggcttcgcccctggTCCAGAGActattcttttaattataaataattaccGTTGGAATTAGGGATGGgtaaaatatccgtaaattttgattcgatccgttattcgtttcgatccgaaaaatttgaatatccgtaacttacagaatcaaagcaaatactaaaatctaatatccgtcaaagacgaagcaaatcacaaatactaatatttttagaaacggatatccgatccgttatatacatatatatgtatacatgtttataaaattatataatatatatacttttatatctctatataagttttataatatttctcttcactaaattaattatttagttattaaaatttttgaaagtatgtaattttttaaaaattgtaatgaaatattattattttatttcagattttcttttttttcttttatttttattttttttttaattttttttaacggGTCGAATTGAGAGATAAATCTCAATCTGTTGTTGTTAAAGAAAGTATTATTCacttagagaaaaaaaaagagatagtATTCAGTGACAAAAGAAAAGGTATAGTTGTCTGTTAAAGTAAAGTTTGATAACtttattagttttttctttAGGATTCTATTTCTTATCATAAAATGATCAGCGTTTCTGTTTATTCGTATGCTTACGAAGtgtcagaagaaaaaaaaacttacttggGCAATAGGAGTGAAGATGCTTCGACGTGGACGTTTGTTACGAAAATACATTGTACCGGAGACTAAGCTGATGAGGCCCATAGTCATGGCTGCAGCAGAGACTCCAAATCCAACGTCCATGCCAGAATGAGTTTGAACCCAAACCAGGAGACTAAGTGCGATAAGCTCGCCTATGGAGAAGGCGAAATATGCGGCGTTGAAGTAAGATGAGAGTCTTTTAGATTGTTTAGGATGTGACTGAGAGAACTGGTCTGCACCATGAGCTATCATGTTTGGTTTCACACAGCCACTTCCTAAAGCCACCAAGTAGAGTGCCGTGAAGAAAATTATTGCCTTGAAACCTTTTGCCTCGTCACATGAGCTTTCGTTTATCAATGGGTTACACTTTGGTGGCTTTAGTTGAGGTAAATGTGCTTGGactgatagtagtataaaaccCTGAGAAGGCACGTGGCAATAAAGAGTTAAATAACAGTAATTTAACAACTAAAATTTTCAGAAGGATCAACAAACTTTCTTAAACATTATTAATGAAGTTGAAGCTTCTTTTTGTAACGATGagatttttgtaaataattaacaATTCACACAAAAATCATGTTACAAGGACGTTTGCACGTAAATAGTTACGTGTGTGCATATCATATATACTAACAAAAAATTTTTTGTTAGGAATCACATCAAAAAGtggtttggatttttatttcACTGAAATCCATGGACTCATAGATCTATCTGTacttatatttgaaataaaggAGAGGTTGAACATACAGAAAGTTCGACGAAGCCAAAGATGAGGATGGTCCAGAAGCTGCCGAGGAAAGCGT is a genomic window containing:
- the LOC108806873 gene encoding LOW QUALITY PROTEIN: protein NRT1/ PTR FAMILY 4.3-like (The sequence of the model RefSeq protein was modified relative to this genomic sequence to represent the inferred CDS: inserted 2 bases in 1 codon); protein product: METGKKESKKWVEEEVSNEINNREMAEEECVDWRGRPSNPSKHGGMRAALFVLGLQAFEIMGIAAVGNNLITYVINEMHFPLSKAANIVTNFVGTIFVFSLLGGYLSDAFLGSFWTILIFGFVELSGFILLSVQAHLPQLKPPKCNPLINESSCDEAKGFKAIIFFTALYLVALGSGCVKPNMIAHGADQFSQSHPKQSKRLSSYFNAAYFAFSIGELIALSLLVWVQTHSGMDVGFGVSAAAMTMGLISLVSGTMYFRNKRPRRSIFTPIAQVVVAAILKRKLASPSDPKMLNGGHRVTNDDVPSSTLPYTPRLRFLDKACTKIQDTNTKESPWRLCTVTQVEQVKTLISLVPVFASTIVFNTIVAQLQTFSVQQGSSMNTRLSNSFNIPPASLQAIPYIMXPLYDSLFVPFARKLTGHSSGIPPLTRIGVGLFLSTFSMVSAALLEKKSRDSSVLDGRTLSIFWITPQFLIFGISEMFTAVGLIEFFYKQSSKGMETFLMALTYCSYSFGFYFSSVLVSVVNKITSTYFDSKGWLGENNLNKDRLDLFYWLLAVLSLLNFISYLFWSRWNVKSSRNNNSNVVGDENI